From the Euphorbia lathyris chromosome 6, ddEupLath1.1, whole genome shotgun sequence genome, one window contains:
- the LOC136234226 gene encoding lipoxygenase 3, chloroplastic-like: MPMYVPRDEAFQDSKREALEAGKLKSQLNNLVPYLTNIPFISCDSIKRFSEINCLYKTRDSTGSGSGFGAKSIQFPFLSPEILKFDLPEAISRDGSFYLRDDEFGRLALAGMNPLSIERLQVFPPQSKLNPSIYGPLESAITEAHITGHLQGMTVQQALEEKKLFILDYHDVYLPFLERINNLGDRKAYATRIIFFLTPLETLMPVAIELCLPSVNTNHPAKQVFTPPADATSNWLWQLAKAHVSSNDAGVHQLVHHWLQTHACIEPFIIAAHRQLSIMHPIYKLLHPHMRYTLNINAEARESLINAGGIIESFFAPAKYSMDISSAAYRNWRFDMEGLPADLLRRGMAISDSTQPCGIKLIIEDYPYASDGLLIWSAIEKLVGTYVNHYYNSTSEIISDSELQNWYKECINSGHADHHQAKWWPRLSTPDDLTYILTTIIWIVSAKHAAVNFGQYLYGAYVPIRPPLMRKLMPIENDLEYENFLKDPEKHYLSSLPSLLQATNYMSVISILSTHEQKEEYLGDRRELSTWSGEPEILEAFYNFAIELKRIEKEIEKRNADPTLQNRCGAGVPPYELLMPSSEPGISFRGIPNSVSI; this comes from the exons ATGCCAATGTATGTGCCAAGAGATGAAGCATTTCAGGATTCAAAAAGGGAAGCTTTGGAAGCTGGAAAGTTAAAGTCGCAGCTAAACAATTTAGTTCCTTATCTGACGAATATTCCATTCATCAGCTGTGATTCTATAAAGAGATTTTCTGAAATCAATTGTCTCTATAAAACTAGAGATTCAACTGGTTCTGGTTCCGGTTTTGGAGCCAAGTCAATACAATTTCCCTTTCTATCGCCTGAAATCCTCAAATTCGACCTCCCTGAGGCAATCTCAA GAGATGGTTCTTTTTACCTGCGTGATGACGAGTTTGGCCGATTGGCACTTGCGGGAATGAATCCCCTAAGCATAGAAAGGCTACAG GTGTTCCCGCCTCAGAGTAAGTTGAATCCATCCATCTACGGTCCTCTTGAATCTGCAATAACCGAAGCACACATCACAGGCCATCTTCAAGGAATGACTGTGCAACAG GCACTGGAAGAGAAAAAGTTGTTCATACTAGATTATCACGATGTGTACCTTCCGTTCCTTGAACGAATAAACAATCTTGGAGATCGAAAAGCATATGCAACTcgaattattttctttttaactcCATTGGAGACACTCATGCCCGTCGCAATCGAGCTCTGTCTACCATCAGTTAATACAAACCATCCGGCAAAGCAAGTCTTTACCCCTCCTGCCGATGCCACTTCAAACTGGCTCTGGCAGCTCGCCAAAGCTCATGTTTCTTCCAATGATGCTGGAGTTCATCAACTTGTTCATCATTG GTTGCAGACACACGCTTGTATAGAGCCATTCATTATAGCAGCACATAGGCAGCTGAGCATAATGCATCCCATATACAAGCTTCTACATCCGCATATGCGATACACACTAAATATAAATGCAGAAGCTCGTGAATCTCTCATCAATGCTGGAGGAATCATCGAGTCTTTTTTTGCCCCAGCAAAATATAGTATGGATATCAGCTCTGCAGCCTATCGAAACTGGCGTTTCGATATGGAAGGCCTTCCTGCAGATTTGCTTAGAAG AGGAATGGCAATATCAGACTCAACACAGCCCTGTGGGATAAAACTAATCATAGAAGACTATCCGTATGCATCAGACGGGCTTCTTATATGGTCTGCTATTGAGAAATTGGTTGGCACATATGTGAATCACTACTACAATAGTACAAGTGAAATCATATCAGACTCGgagcttcaaaattggtacaaaGAATGCATCAATTCTGGTCATGCTGATCATCATCAAGCTAAATGGTGGCCTCGACTTTCTACTCCGGATGATCTTACTTATATACTCACCACCATTATATGGATTGTATCAGCTAAACATGCAGCAGTAAATTTTGGGCAGTATCTGTACGGCGCATATGTGCCAATAAGGCCACCATTGATGCGAAAGCTCATGCCAATTGAAAATGATCTCGAATACGAGAATTTCCTGAAGGATCCAGAAAAACACTACTTGTCATCGTTGCCAAGTCTGCTTCAGGCTACAAATTACATGTCTGTGATTAGTATACTATCGACACATGAACAAAAGGAGGAGTATCTTGGTGATAGAAGAGAGCTTTCGACATGGTCAGGTGAACCGGAAATTCTCGAGGCTTTCTACAACTTTGCAATAGAGTTGAAGAGAATTGAGAAGGAGATTGAAAAGAGAAACGCGGACCCAACCTTACAAAACAGATGTGGAGCAGGGGTTCCACCATATGAGCTGCTCATGCCAAGCTCGGAACCAGGGATTAGTTTTCGAGGCATACCAAATAGTGTCAGCATATGA